In the genome of Apodemus sylvaticus chromosome 2, mApoSyl1.1, whole genome shotgun sequence, one region contains:
- the Psmc2 gene encoding 26S proteasome regulatory subunit 7 produces the protein MPDYLGADQRKTKEDEKDDKPIRALDEGDIALLKTYGQSTYSRQIKQVEDDIQQLLKKINELTGIKESDTGLAPPALWDLAADKQTLQSEQPLQVARCTKIINADSEDPKYIINVKQFAKFVVDLSDQVAPTDIEEGMRVGVDRNKYQIHIPLPPKIDPTVTMMQVEEKPDVTYSDVGGCKEQIEKLREVVETPLLHPERFVNLGIEPPKGVLLFGPPGTGKTLCARAVANRTDACFIRVIGSELVQKYVGEGARMVRELFEMARTKKACLIFFDEIDAIGGARFDDGAGGDNEVQRTMLELINQLDGFDPRGNIKVLMATNRPDTLDPALMRPGRLDRKIEFSLPDLEGRTHIFKIHARSMSVERDIRFELLARLCPNSTGAEIRSVCTEAGMFAIRARRKIATEKDFLEAVNKVIKSYAKFSATPRYMTYN, from the exons ATGCCGGATTACCTAGGTGCGGACCAGCGGAAAACCAAAGAGGATGAGAAGGACGACAAGCCCATCCGAG ctcTGGATGAAGGGGATATTGCCTTGTTGAAAACTTAT GGCCAGAGTACTTACTCAAGGCAGATCAAGCAGGTTGAAGATGACATTCAACAacttctcaaaaaaattaatgagCTCACTG GTATTAAAGAGTCTGACACTGGGTTGGCACCACCTGCCCTCTGGGATTTGGCGGCAGACAAACAAACACTTCAGAGTGAACAGCCATTACAGGTTGCAAG ATGTACGAAGATAATCAACGCTGATTCGGAGGACCCGAAATACATCATCAACGTGAAGCAGTTTGCCAAGTTCGTGGTGGATCTCAGTGATCAGGTGGCACCTACTGACATTGAAGAAGGGATGAGAGTTGG TGTGGACAGAAATAAATACCAAATTCACATTCCACTACCTCCTAAGATTGACCCAACAGTTACCATGATGCAG GTGGAAGAAAAGCCCGATGTCACATACAGTGATGTTGGTGGCTGTAAGGAACAGATTGAGAAGCTGCGAGAAGTAGTGGAAACGCCTCTGCTCCAT CCAGAGAGGTTTGTTAACCTTGGGATCGAGCCTCCGAAGGGCGTGCTCCTGTTTGGGCCACCAGGCACAGGCAAGACACTCTGTGCTAGGGCAGTTGCCAATCGCACTGACGCTTGCTTCATTCGAGTTATTGGGTCTGAGCTTGTACAGAAATACGTCGGTGAG GGAGCTCGAATGGTTCGTGAGCTTTTTGAAATGGCCAGGACAAAAAAAGCCTGCCTTATTTTCTTTGATGAAATTGATGCCATTGGAG GGGCTCGCTTTGACGATGGCGCTGGGGGCGACAATGAAGTCCAGAGAACCATGCTGGAGCTCATCAATCAGCTGGACGGTTTTGATCCTCGGGGCAACATCAAAGTGCTCATGGCCACTAACCGACCGGACACTCTGGACCCAGCGCTGATGAGGCCAGGGCGGCTGGACAGAAAGATCGAGTTCAGCTTGCCTGACTTAGAG GGTCGAACACACATCTTTAAGATTCATGCTCGCTCAATGAGTGTGGAAAGAGATATTCGTTTTGAGCTGTTAGCCCGCCTGTGTCCAAACAGTACTG GAGCAGAGATTAGAAGCGTTTGCACAGAAGCTGGTATGTTTGCAATCCGAGCACGGAGAAAAATTGCTACAGAAAAGGACTTCTTAGAAGCTGTAAATAAGGTCATCAAGTCTTACGCCAAATTCAGCGCTACTCCCCGCTACATGACATACAATTGA